The following nucleotide sequence is from Bacteroidota bacterium.
GTAAAAGCCTTATCATTTCAGGAATTTTCGAAAAATACAGCCGCGATGAATTGAAAATACTGATTGAGCAGCATGGAGGTAAAAACGTTAGCAGTATTTCGGCAAAAACCGATTACCTGGTTGCTGGGGACAAAATTGGTCCCAGCAAACTTGAAAAAGCTCAGAAACTAGGAATTCAAATTATTTCGGAAGAAGAGTTCTTATCCTTAATAATGGAATAATTCTTCGCCGCTAAAACAATTTAAAATTTCAACAGCTTAAAAATATAGTAGGCTTTTCGGTTGAATTTTGCTAAAATTGCACATTCAATGCTGAAAACTATATCCTTATAAGGTATTGAAGTATATTTGATGTGAATATAGATAGCAATAAAAGCAACCTGTGCAAAGGACAGGTACTATAATAATAGACTAAACAGAATAACAAGGGTGAAATTTGCAGGCAGATTGAGAACCAGGTATGGCGAAAATGTTTTAATCAAGAAAATAAAGCAGCAGAAACGTACCATACAATCATGTAACATCGATAATGCCCAATCCATTGGTATTCTTTTTAATGCTACTCATTCTGTTAGTTTTGAGATTATCAAAAACCTGGTAAAAGATCTTTCGGAGAAAAAAAGAACTATAATGGTACTGGGTTTTGTGGATAGCAAACAACTAATTGACCATTACCTTTACCGCAAAGGTTTTGAGTTCTTCACACGCAAAGAATTAAACTGGTACGAAAAACCAGAAAGCGAAGCGGTAACAGAATTCATGAAAAAGGATTTCGATCTACTTATCAGTCTGAGTCTTCAGGAAAACTACCCTCTTAAATACATTCTTTCATTGTCGAAAGCAAAGTTTAAGGTAGGTCGGCTTACTTCAGCACACGACTCTTTGGATTTAATGATTGATATCGACAAGGAAATTCAGGCCATGAACGACCTGCAAAAGGAGTTACAATCAGAAAACGAAAAAACCAAACCCCATTTGACCAGCTTCGATAGTATTGCCGACATTAAAACTTCCGTAGAACTGCAAACAAATTTTTTAATTAACCAGCTTCTGCACTACTTATCGAAGTTAAAATAACTGACCTTTTATGAACACAATTTTTGAAGGCACCGGCGTTGCCCTTGTTACACCATTTCAGTCCGATTTAAGCATCGATTTTTCTTCTCTCGAGAAGATTATCAACCATACCATTGCCGGGGGTGTAGACTTTTTAGTGGTGCTTGGTACAACTGGCGAACCAGCCACACTGAGCAAAGAAGAAAAGAAGGAATTAATTCGCTTTTGTATAGATAAAATAGATGGTCGTGTGCCACTGGCAGTAGGTGCAGGAGGAAACGATACTGCATCTGTTATAAAAGACATTGAGGCATTTTCAGGCCATGGAGTTTCAGGATGGTTGTCGGTGTCTCCCTATTACAATAAACCTAATCAGCGGGGAATTTTTGAGCACTTTAATGCCATTGCACTATCGACCAAACATCCAATAATCTTGTATAATGTTCCTGCTCGCACGGGCAGCAACATAATGCCCGAAACGGTTATTAGTCTCGCCGAAAAACATTCCAATATTGTAGCCCTCAAAGAAGCATCAGGCGATTTTTCGCAACTCATGCACCTTATTAAGTATAAACCTAAGAGTTTTCATGTCATTTCGGGCGATGATGCCCTTACCCTGCCTATGATTAGTTTAGGAGCGAAAGGTGTAATTTCTGTTGTAGCAAATTCACATCCCTATGAATTTAGCAGTCTCGTAAAGGCTGCATTGGCAAATGATTACCAAAAAGCAAGGGAATATCAATACCGTTTAGTAGACTATATAAACGCCCTTTTTACCGAAGGTAGTCCGGCAGGTATTAAAGCTTCGCTGGAAATATTAGGCGTTTGTAAGAAGCATGTTCGCCTGCCCCTGGTAGCGGTTTCTGACGAGCATTACCTGCGTCTTCAAAGTCTTATCAGCAGCATTTAAACCACGCACACTATTAAATTTTACAAACGAAAGAATTACAATTCATTCTTTCCGTGGCATTGCTTGTATTTTTTGCCACTTCCGCAAGGACAGGCTTCATTTCGGCCTACCTTTTTTTCAACTCTTACAGGCTGAACCCTTGATTCTGGTGCATTAGAGGGTTTGCGTTCATCCGATCCGCTGCCTCCTTCGAACGAAGACCCAAATTCGCTCTTGCTGGCCCTTAAATTATTCAGGTTGGTTCGGCGTGGAACTTCGCCCCTTTGAATCTGATTTGGATTTTCGATGGGAATATGTCCTTTCATTAGCACGCCTACAACTTCCTTGTTCACCTTGTCAATCATGGTTTTAAAGAGCTGAAACGACTCGAATTTGTAGATCAGCAGAGGATCTTTCTGCTCATAGGTGGCGTTCTGAACCGATTGTTTCAAGTCGTCCAGTTCACGAAGGTGTTCCTTCCAGTTGTCGTCGATGGTTGCAAGGCTTACCGTTTTTTCATAGCTGCGCAAAAGTTCTTCGCATTGGTTGTTTACGTTACGCTCGAGGTGTGTAATTACATTATAGGTTTTAAAACCATCGGTAACAGGGACAAGAATGTTTTCATAAGTTTTTCCCTGCTGCTCATACACATTTTTAATAATGGGCATTGCCTGGCTGCGCATTGTTTCCAACCGGCGGTTATAAGCCGCTCGTGCCGAGTGGTATAGTTTTTCTGCAATTTCCTGTTTCGAAAGTTTTAGGTATTCGTCATGATTGATCGGACAGGATATAGTAAGAAACCGTAATACCTCGAGGGTGAAATCATCGTAATCTACATTGCCATGATATTCCTCTACAATGCTCTCCGAAACGTCGTACATCATATTGGCTATGTCCACCTGAATGCGCTCACCGTGTAGCGAATGGCGCCTTTTGGTATAAATCACTTCGCGCTGGCTATTCATTACGTCGTCGTATTCCAGCAAGCGTTTACGAATTCCGAAGTTATTCTCTTCAACTTTTTTCTGTGCTCTTTCGATGGATTTGGTTATCATACTGTGCTGAATCACCTCTCCTTCTTTAAGCCCCATACGATCCATCAGGCCAGCTATACGATCAGACCCAAACAGACGCATCAGGTTATCTTCGAGCGATACATAAAACTGCGATGAACCCGGGTCGCCCTGACGTCCCGAACGGCCTCGCAACTGTCTATCAACACGCCGAGACTCATGTCGTTCGGTACCAATAATGGCCAAACCTCCAGCCTTCTTCACTTCTTCGGGAAGTTTGATGTCAGTACCCCTACCAGCCATGTTGGTAGCAATGGTTACCGAACCCGGCTTGCCTGCTTCGGCCACTACATCTGCTTCGCGCTGGTGAAGTTTGGCATTCAGTACCTGGTGCTTAATGCCACGCATTTTAAGCATGCGACTCAGGAGTTCCGATATCTCCACGGAGGTTGTACCGACCAATACAGGTCGGCCATCTTTTACAAGACCTACGCAATCATCTATTACTGCATTGTATTTTTCGCGTGTAGTTTTGTAAATAAAGTCCTGCCTGTCGTCGCGCGAAATGGGCCTGTTGGTAGGAATTACCACTACGTCGAGCTTATAAATATCCCAGAATTCACCTGCCTCTGTCTCTGCAGTACCAGTCATTCCAGAGAGTTTGTGGTACATCCTGAAATAGTTCTGAAGCGTAATGGTAGCATAAGTCTGGGTAGCTGCTTCGACCTTCACATTCTCCTTCGCTTCGATAGCCTGGTGGAGTCCGTCGCTGTATCGGCGACCTTCCATAATACGACCAGTTTGCTCGTCGACAATTTTTACTTTATTGTCTATTACCACATATTCCACATCCTTCTCAAACATGGCATAGGCCTTCAGCAATTGGTTTACAGTGTGTATTCGCTCCGATTTAATAGAATAGTCCTGCACCAGTTTATCTTTGGCTGAAAGCATCTGAATTTCAGAAAGACCTGAGCGCTCCAACTCGGCAATTTCGGTTCCGATATCAGGTAATATAAAAAAATTAGAGTCTTCGGTACTATTTGTAATGGTATCAACACCTTTATCGGTCAAGTCTACCGAGTTAAGTTTTTCGTCGATTACAAAATACAGTTCATCTGTTACCTTATGCATATTCTTGTTCGAATCCTGCATGTAGAAGTTTTCGGTTTTAAGCAGAAGGGCTTTGTTTCCTTCTTCACTTAAAAACTTTATAAGTGCCTTGTTCTTAGGCAGACCTTTAAATGCCTGAAGAAGTTTGAAACCGCCTTTTTCCTTGTTGCCATCTTTTAAAAGTTGCTTAGCTTCTGCCAGAAATTCGGTTACCAACTTACGTTGTGCATTGATAAGCTTTTCTACACGAGGCTTATAATCCTCAAATTCCTGGTTATCGCCTCTGGGGATAGGACCTGAAATGATTAAGGGAGTACGGGCGTCATCTATCAATACAGAGTCGACCTCATCGACAATGGCATAATGGTGCTTGCGCTGAACCAAATCGGACGGACTGGTGGCCATATTGTCGCGTAAATAGTCGAAACCAAACTCGTTGTTGGTACCAAAGGTTATATCGGCCTGGTAAGCAGCCCTGCGAGCAGCTGAGTTTGGCTGGTGTTTGTCGATACAATCAACCGAAAGGCCATGAAATTCATAGAGAGGCCCCATCCATTCCGAGTCACGCTTAGCCAGGTAGTCGTTGACGGTTACAATGTGCACGCCGCGGCCTGCAAGAGCATTTAAAAATACAGGCAAAGTGGCCACCAGGGTTTTACCTTCACCGGTAGCCATTTCAGAAATCTTACCCTGATGCAGCACAACCCCTCCAATGAGCTGCACATCGTAGTGCACCATATCCCAGGTTATTTCATTACCTCCAGCAATCCACCGGTTTTTGTAACGCGCCTTGTTACTAACAATTTCTACATGTGGATGTCGGGCTGCCAGATTACGGTCGTTTTCGTTGGCGGTAACCTCGACATATTCGTTTTCTTTGAATCTTCTGGCCGTTTCGCGCATAACAGCATAAGCCTCAGGAAGTACCTGGTTTAATACCTCTTCTAATTTTTGGTTTATATCCTTTTCAAGTTTATCAACCTGATCGTAAATGCTTTGTTTGGTCAGAATGTCTTCTTCCTTTTCAGCCTGGGCCCTAAGTTCTTGTACTTGTTGGTTTTCGCTGGCAATAAAATCAGAAATAGTCTTGCGAATCTGACCTGTTTTTTCGCGTAGCTCATCATTGGATATTGTTGCAAGAGGTGCATATGCCGCTTTGATTGTGTCGACAATGGGAGAAATCTCTTTTAAGTCGCGCAGGGATTTATTGCCAAAAAATACACTTAGTATGTTATTGATAAAGCTCATTATGGGTTTTTTAATTTTGTAATAGGGGCAGCAAATTTAATTTTTTTATCCTGAAAAGCCGAATTATGTGCCATAAATCTCCTTTGCAAAGTCAGTCTTATTTTGGAGCAATGAATAATTGACAATATGCTTGTCTAAAAATAATTTGAGTTTGCGTTAAGGCTTAATACAAAAGATTTACGTGTAGGCACTGTGCTTTTTTCAGGATTGAAAAAAAGAAAAATAAAATACCGCTCCGAATTTCTTCA
It contains:
- a CDS encoding 4-hydroxy-tetrahydrodipicolinate synthase — translated: MNTIFEGTGVALVTPFQSDLSIDFSSLEKIINHTIAGGVDFLVVLGTTGEPATLSKEEKKELIRFCIDKIDGRVPLAVGAGGNDTASVIKDIEAFSGHGVSGWLSVSPYYNKPNQRGIFEHFNAIALSTKHPIILYNVPARTGSNIMPETVISLAEKHSNIVALKEASGDFSQLMHLIKYKPKSFHVISGDDALTLPMISLGAKGVISVVANSHPYEFSSLVKAALANDYQKAREYQYRLVDYINALFTEGSPAGIKASLEILGVCKKHVRLPLVAVSDEHYLRLQSLISSI
- the secA gene encoding preprotein translocase subunit SecA, with protein sequence MSFINNILSVFFGNKSLRDLKEISPIVDTIKAAYAPLATISNDELREKTGQIRKTISDFIASENQQVQELRAQAEKEEDILTKQSIYDQVDKLEKDINQKLEEVLNQVLPEAYAVMRETARRFKENEYVEVTANENDRNLAARHPHVEIVSNKARYKNRWIAGGNEITWDMVHYDVQLIGGVVLHQGKISEMATGEGKTLVATLPVFLNALAGRGVHIVTVNDYLAKRDSEWMGPLYEFHGLSVDCIDKHQPNSAARRAAYQADITFGTNNEFGFDYLRDNMATSPSDLVQRKHHYAIVDEVDSVLIDDARTPLIISGPIPRGDNQEFEDYKPRVEKLINAQRKLVTEFLAEAKQLLKDGNKEKGGFKLLQAFKGLPKNKALIKFLSEEGNKALLLKTENFYMQDSNKNMHKVTDELYFVIDEKLNSVDLTDKGVDTITNSTEDSNFFILPDIGTEIAELERSGLSEIQMLSAKDKLVQDYSIKSERIHTVNQLLKAYAMFEKDVEYVVIDNKVKIVDEQTGRIMEGRRYSDGLHQAIEAKENVKVEAATQTYATITLQNYFRMYHKLSGMTGTAETEAGEFWDIYKLDVVVIPTNRPISRDDRQDFIYKTTREKYNAVIDDCVGLVKDGRPVLVGTTSVEISELLSRMLKMRGIKHQVLNAKLHQREADVVAEAGKPGSVTIATNMAGRGTDIKLPEEVKKAGGLAIIGTERHESRRVDRQLRGRSGRQGDPGSSQFYVSLEDNLMRLFGSDRIAGLMDRMGLKEGEVIQHSMITKSIERAQKKVEENNFGIRKRLLEYDDVMNSQREVIYTKRRHSLHGERIQVDIANMMYDVSESIVEEYHGNVDYDDFTLEVLRFLTISCPINHDEYLKLSKQEIAEKLYHSARAAYNRRLETMRSQAMPIIKNVYEQQGKTYENILVPVTDGFKTYNVITHLERNVNNQCEELLRSYEKTVSLATIDDNWKEHLRELDDLKQSVQNATYEQKDPLLIYKFESFQLFKTMIDKVNKEVVGVLMKGHIPIENPNQIQRGEVPRRTNLNNLRASKSEFGSSFEGGSGSDERKPSNAPESRVQPVRVEKKVGRNEACPCGSGKKYKQCHGKNEL